Within the Carassius auratus strain Wakin chromosome 18, ASM336829v1, whole genome shotgun sequence genome, the region gatggatggatggatatatggatatatggatggatttatggatggatgatggatggatggatatatggatggatggatggatggatatatggatatatggatggatgaatggatgaatggatgaatggatggatttatggatgatggatggatggatatatggatatatggatggatgaatggatggatatatggatatatggatggatgaatggatgaatggatggatttatggatgatggatggatggatatatggatatatggatggatggatggatggatggatagatggatttatggatggatggatggatatatggatggatggatgcatggatggatgtatggatgtatATATGtgtggatgcatggatggatggatttatgtGTGGATATATGGGTGGATGCATGGATGTTTGGATGAAATTTAtcgctggatggatggatgtatgtatggatggatgtatggatggatgtatgtattggtggatggatggatatttgtaaagaggatgatgtggttTTGAAATGAAGAATTAATTAACTGCTTTAACAAAAATGCAAGCcttatattttaaactatttttaatgcTGAAAATGCTAAATGTCAGAAATGGTTTGTATTTGATTGCATTATTTCTTTGTTAAACATTTTCTGATTGCCCTTTAcaatttcaatgcaaaaaaataaataaaaaaaaactcttgaaacaGAGCAGAAGCAGGGCAGAGTCTCACCAGAACTCGCCATCATCTTCCACAGTCACACCCAGCCTCTCTCGCTCACCCTTACTCACTCTCTTCCACTCCTCTGAGCTACAGACAGACAAAAGAAGAACAAAGATCAGAGtcttttaattacatttctacTCCAAAAATGACatcaataaaatgataataaaaaaattatctatctatatatacacacacatttaaaataatgcaagATTTTTCAAGAGTTTTATTGTCATATGTACTAGTACAATGAAATTCTTACTTTGTTTACTCCTCAGGAGAATGACAGGATAGAAGGGAAACAAACATAACTTACTAGGATtatacaaattacataaaaatacagtaaagtataAACCAgaaagaataacaaaaaaaaaaacaataatagctTAAAAAGgaatatacaataaatatgcaataaagaacaatacaattttaaaaaagcaacaatTAGGTGACCTTCAACCTAAgataaaattcatttaaataccTGTATCTAAGTGTCCCACCCAAACTCTAATGCATTTAGTAAAATTAAAACACTTCCACATCAATCctgattattttaatgaattttccaCATTAGCATCATACAAATaagtcaattaaaaaatatattaggcCTCTACTCAACAACTGTTCTTTGGTTGCAAACATTTGATcctcaaacatttaaatgtatttttgtgactTGATGTTGTGTTTGTCCTGCAGTATgaccacaaaaacacattcagcatTTAAAAGTCACAATCTGTGGTTTGAAACAAAGACTTGCTGTGTCTGCACAGTTTTTAACACCAGAGAGTCATGCATCATGCTCATTAACATTTATACTTTAATGAAGCATGTTTAGCTCACAATCATTTCTCTTCCTAACTGTTTAGCACATTCACTGGAATTTTTAACTTCAGGCAAATGTTGTCCAGCAATTCAGAAAGTTGTTTCCACGATCACTTGAAGTGCTTCTGTGCCCTAAATCAAACTATTTATatgatgcatttatatgatcTTTATAACCTTAATAACAGCTTCCAGATGTTCACAAACCTGTCGCTCCACGCTCCGTTCCACTCTCTCTCACCCCACGGGTTCCTCATGCGGATCATGGAGAGCTTCTCTGATTTGAAGAAGGCCAGCAGTCCGGTGCCCAGACGCACTTTACGCACATCAGTGACTGCATACGCGTGACCTTTGACCAGACCGCAGTCTAAACGGGCTTCTATGTCCGCCTGATTCGTGGCCTAGGGTAAAGAATCCAGATATGAACACATGAGGCTGGATAGATGACTAACCAATTAAAAATCCATCAccgattccaaattacatgacaaaaactgTAGGTATTATAGTAACATAATTCCTTACATTGCACATTATAAATGACCTATCTCATTTATTGCATTGGTTAAAATATGATTATCATGAAccatactgatataaaaaaaaaagactaataaagCAATGCGCCCctagaagccgtggtttacagtgaatttataacagcgaAGGGGCGTTGTTAGACACTAGGTAAAGTGGAACACACTTatctgttataaattcactgtaaaccacggcttcacagggcttactgcttttataaaacgATTATTCCATTTAGGTGGTAAGGTTTCAAAAACTAAAAcggagcaaataaagtgtaatgatatattaataaacacagtattcttccaccgaacaatgtagctcctcagaaacagttgtggttgctacaaagtggttgccgagcaacacacaaacataaacaaagctGCATGTTACtttgtaatttacaacagctttgaacatggctcagccaatcagaatcaaggaccggaactctcCGATTCATAAGAAGAACAATATTCATTCATTGTTAATGACAACATGAAGCGCATTAAACATTATATCAATGTTAACGTTTCTTAAACTGGGATTTTGAGAAACTGCAGGGGGTTcatgagtttaatgaaaagctataattaattaaatcataaaaatgtttaattaaaaaaagtcattataaaatcaatcaaaacaaaacacttactaaatatatctatataattaGTTTACCCACATGATACTTAAAatcttcttttaaaataatattcattgAGAGAAAACTTAATGAATTTGTGaattcattttaatgtgtttgagcgACAAAAGCCTTCTAAAGACATGGAAAAATCAAacagatattgtcctcctaacaaacaaTTAATCAATGGAAAGCTTGAGTTAAATTTGGaaaaatggacccttatgacatgtttgtggtccagggtcacaattattagaatctgattacgtaatccaggtTAGGAGCCAGCTCTGGACCGAACTCATAGCTGCATGAAGCAGAGATGCATGCGAGGCTCACTCTGATGGAGCAGCTGATCAGGCCTCCTCTGTTGTGGACCTTCAGCACGCGCTCAAACAGCTGATTTCTGGCCTCCTGCTCCTGGATGAACTTCCCCTCCAGCAGATCCATGGGCTCCGAGACTCCACCGGTGAAGTCCACCAGAGCGTCGGCCGTGTTCCCGCCATCCAGAGCCTCATAACATCCACACAACCTGAAACATGACGGACACAGAGGAGTCAGAGGAATCAAGCTGCTCATTAATGCATGCTCATATTAcacatattcaaaataaatatatgaagtaGCGCTGTCAGGCGATTAATCGCGATCAATcgcataatatatgtatgtgtgctgtctatatttattatgcatatataaatacacacacacacatatgcatggatatatttcagaaaaataggttatgtttatatattagatatatttataaatataatgatataaatatgttaatattttcatcatatatactgtatgtgcatgtaatgatatatgcataataaatatacacagaatatATGCATATGCAAGCTATGCAAACAAAACGTTTATTTTTGAATGCAATTattcgtgattaatcatttgacagcgataatatttgatatatttacatacatatttataagtGACTATTAACCTTTTCTTTGGTATTAAATGGAAATTAATGAACCTAAACAagatattaaaacacacacacacacacacacacacacacacacacacacacacatatatatatatatatatatatatatatatatatatatatatatatatatttatgaattgtGTCATGACtttgcatataatatatatatatatatatatatatatatatatatatatatatatatatatatatatatatatatatatatatatatatatatatttttttttttttttttttttttttttgcatattcttATTATCACTGAATTTGGTGCtgtaataaatgtttacattttaaatgtaagttaaatgaaaaacattatttgtaatttgttatAATTGGTTTCTTGgtgtcaataaacatttattattattactactactgttattattatcaatgatgcaAACCATTtctgcagcttaatatttttgtgtaaactatgatttatgttttttttcccctctcaagATTCTCATATGAttataacattaattttaaatagcaatctcattttatatataatatacagatgTCTTGTTACAAAACTTTATGCATGATTGTTTAAAGTAGTAATAATCATACTTTATATTGTTTagaacactaataataaaaactgtttcttgagcaccaaatcagcagattttatattctttaaaaacaaataaatatactacataataatatactattttatattaaataagtgCACGCTCCACTCAATAAAGCatgatttattcagtttttctgtTGGCTGTGTAATTACTTGGCGTAGGCTTTCTCCACCAGTGCGCTCCAGAACTCGTTACTGTCGTTAGAGTGGCAGTAGATGAGCTTCCCGTTTGCGGTCGGCAGTCTGTCATCGATGACAACATCCACCCATTCTCCAAAACGCCAGAACCGAAAGTGAAAAATCCCAGCATAGCTCTCCGGCTTCTGCTCGTCCCATTCCTGGTCCTTCCAGTCTGGGATAACCTGTGAACACAGAAATACTGCTTTCGTTACATTACATCCGGTCAACCTCTGCTTCCTTCTTTCTATTGCATTAAAAACACGTCACCTCCAATCATCTGAAGATGTGAGATCGGTCCTCCACTCTGACCACGTGTAATATTCTCCAATGTAATGATAATTAACCCCGCGGGGCTGAGCAATGATGATGTTTCACTATCAGTGCTGGTCTAGACTGAGGCAGAATGATTTCCCAAggcatatttgtgaccctggagcacagtcaattttccatttttagaaattaatatttatactgaataaataatctttccattaatgtatggtttttttaggaggacaatattcggctgagatgcaactatttgaaatcaGGAATCTGAGTTGTGACattaagaaaatcatctttaaagttgttcaaatgaattcttagcaatgcatattactcatGAAACAtgaagttttgttatatttacagtaggaaacttacaaaatatctaatgcaaactaatgcattttggCATACaagataaattaataattttgactcatacaatgttttgtgtacaatgtatttctacaaatattccccagagactggttttgtgctccagggtcacatatataatgaacgcagtctcttatgctctccaaggctgctttttaaaattaaaattacataaaaaatgtgaaatattattccaattttaATTAACAGTTGTCCAttgtaatatattctaaaatgcaatttattcctgaggtgcaaaactgaattttcagcagctggtcttcagagtcacatgatctttttcaaACTTTCAACCATAAGCGTATATGCATCTGgcagattgttttttttaaaaccaaagcAACTCACGTTACATTTCAGATGCACATTTTAACAGCTGAAGGATTTCCTGGGaaatgaccttggcattgctaacATCACAAAGAGTAGTAACTAGATAGCAGTTAAACAGCATTGACTCACCTTCTGCCACAGAGCTTCTCTGGAGGCCAGACTGGAGCAGGCCGCCACGAACCAGCAGTTTCCCAGCTGCCCCTGGTGCAGGTCATGAGCGCTGATCCCGTTCACAAACAAGTGTGGGTCTTCACACAGCTCCTGTcatacagacagacaaagagcATTCAGAACAGACCAGAACCACAGGGCCGTCCCGTGTAAATAAACCAGACGGGGATTTCTGTGTCACTGTGGCTCAACGGCTGCATAATGTTCATTTCAAACACTAGTCTAAGGGTTTACAGTTTTGCATTAagtttaaatgaaacaaacaagGGGAAGCAGTTTTTTTCTGGTTAAAAGTCAGCATGACACtcaagatattaaaaaaaaaaaaaaaaaaaaatatatatatatatatatatatatattggtgagCAACTCAATACTGAAATCATTATATTAAAGCCAACAAGCATTAAAATTATTGACAGCTGACTTGTTTTTATATGCATTCATTCTTACAGCCTGGTGAAATAGTTTTATCACAatggtaatatattttttttattaataagtttatttaataataataataataacaacaacaacaataataataatagcattgaaattaatattttgtattataataaaactatgataaatgatgaattattattatatacaaatgttAAATCAAAATATCAAGTATTAACAttgtaataaaacaaattcactgtaaagaaaaacaattatgttTAATTACAAGGGTAATTTTatacttaatatttattataataataaaaataaatattcatacattGCATTACAATAgaagaaaacattatatttatcattaatcaATTATACTTAATGATACTTAATCAATTTTATGTtagttatattgttttattacaagtgtaatattttatattttgtgtaatatttttttttcatatacagtacttaatatatatacagtatatttatataccgtacacacacacacacacatatatgtgtgagGAAGAGTGCTTCACGAGTGAAGTAAACACACAGGAGGTTTCTGATAGGCTGAAGATTACACTGCACTTGTTCAACTACATTTCAATCATGTCTGAACAGAACTCTGTCATTCAGGGAGTGTCCTGAATACATACAGCAATGCTCCCGAAACACAAACACTACTCTGTGTGACCTGTTTAGTGATGTTTACTACTCTCAAGCATTAAGCTCTGGGGTGTGATGCTTCTGTTTCTCAAAGACTGTGAGTTTGTAGAAGGAAGGTTTGCTGTTTCTTTACTATCAAAGTATTACTATCACAGACTATCAAAACCAAACTATCTACGGATGATACCAATCACTGTGCAAACACGGTTACATTAGCCAAGCTAAGCTTTTCTGACACTGATAATCCATTCAAGGGTTAATTAAAACCTCATGCATGTTTAACTAGTTAATGGATTGCCAAAAAGGTTTTCCCAGAGCCTTTAAAGCCCTGGGTTCAGTTTTAATCGCCAAAGATCTTTTAGGCTTGTTTTAGAGTGATGTGCTTCAGCTAAAACagatagaagaagaaaaaacacatttcatataAGTATGTGTCATGAAAttagataaaaatgtaaataataataataataataataatttaaaaattcaaGTACAGAATTAtcagatttgtaaaataaattggataataaaatgtattattaaaatatttattaattattattattacataaaataggCCAATATcaagtttaaagtaaaaaaaaaagttcctcaaCTTTAAAGGTTAAATTatcacatttattaaatttaatttaatgataaaataaacttAATACGATAAggtaaataaaccaaaataaagtTTCAACCTGTAATCCTGAACTTTATCATTATcagatttatgaaataaataaattaggaaatcAATAGatttactaaataataaaataataaaaatagaccaATATCAAGTTTCATACTTTAACCCTGAACATTAAGCGTTAAATTATgagatttatgaaataaattggattataaaagatgtttatttatttaaaaataaaataggtaaACAAACCAATATCGAGTTTCATACTTCAGTCCTgaactttaaaagtttttttatggattataaaataaatttaatacaataggtaaaaaaatagcctaatatacattttcatactATAATTCAGAACTTAATGTGATAAATGATCAGATTCATGGAATAAATTGGATTCTAAAATAATTAGACTGATTTATTAATACGAATAGGAAAACAGACTGACACTTCCAGACAAAACTAGGCTAGATTACAAACAGAGTCTCATTATGTAACAAATGACTCCCGTTATCTTATAATCTGACCTTTGGCCTCTTCCAGGTGACTCTTCCGATGCGGTTTCCCTGAGTGAAGAGCGACTGGTCCACAGCGGGGAAGCTGGGGTCTTCAAACAGAGTCCTGTTCTGCTGGCACTGTTTCCTCAGAGCGGAGAAGAGCTGCTCTTCAAAGGGCTTCACCGTCGAGAACATCCCTCAGTCTGGAGATCGTAACGCAGGTTATTGAGCTGAGCGCTGGGATCGGTTTACTGTTACATCCCTCACTCCTGCACAAGGAGAGGAAATAGCCTATGGCTCTTATTCAGAACAAGAACTGAGTATATCATAGAGCAAAAAAGCCTAACGTCCAAACACCGTTTTGAAtgttgagaaatgtagcattggatgactttttgcagtgaatgggtgccgtcagaatgagagtctgataaaaacatcccaataatccacagcactccagtccatcagtgaacatcagTTAACACCACACACCCGTCCATAGCGCAAGCAGACGAACACAATATAAACCCTTTCACAACACACAGACCTTCATTCTGGACTATCAGGATCTGGAGAATGAGTCAGCCGTGGCTTTGTGTTTTTACTCAGGGTGCGTCTTTAACTGCTGACATTTCTTTGAGCAGTTAGAAAGGTCTTAGAAAGCATCTGGAAACTTAAAATGATTAACTGTCATTgcactataaaataaaacatcaaatcatGCGTCATCTGTTATAAAAACTCATACTGAAGCAACTTCAGTTTACCTGAttaaccaacttttttttttttttatgtgagcaTCAAATATAATCATCAGGATTTTGATAAACATGCATTTCTTCATCCCTCAATCATCACTGTAATGTATATTACATGTGAGACATATTACTGGAGAATAGAATGAGGACGActgatatttgttatattatgtaAGTATCGCTATAGAGATCTTGTTGCTTTATATTACAAGCTAATaacaaaaaacatcattttaGGACATAAAAATCAGCATCAGCACCAAACTGCCTGTATTTTGCTAAGTTTGGGTCTCTGAAATGAACTGAGCTGTTTTTACTCCTtgagctccatattctcactatatcTGTATGAATCATAACATCATTAAGCAT harbors:
- the LOC113118079 gene encoding calpain-5-like — protein: MFSTVKPFEEQLFSALRKQCQQNRTLFEDPSFPAVDQSLFTQGNRIGRVTWKRPKELCEDPHLFVNGISAHDLHQGQLGNCWFVAACSSLASREALWQKVIPDWKDQEWDEQKPESYAGIFHFRFWRFGEWVDVVIDDRLPTANGKLIYCHSNDSNEFWSALVEKAYAKLCGCYEALDGGNTADALVDFTGGVSEPMDLLEGKFIQEQEARNQLFERVLKVHNRGGLISCSIRATNQADIEARLDCGLVKGHAYAVTDVRKVRLGTGLLAFFKSEKLSMIRMRNPWGEREWNGAWSDSSEEWKRVSKGERERLGVTVEDDGEFWMDFEDFCKYFTDLILCRMINTSYLSIHKTWEEEVMRGSWCRHDDPLRNRSGGCINHKATFLQNPQYVFNVTKPEDEVLICLQQQDKRAKDVKGDNVAIGFDIQRVELNRTYRMHTIQKTAGSSIYINSRSVFLRKDLKEGRYVIVPTTFDPGLQRDFLLRIFTDVPAACKELMTDEPPHTCWTGCCGYPKLVTQVHVHRADGLQVQDSDGASDPYVIISCEGQKVRSPVHKNTTSPDFDVKAVFYRKKPKEPIRIQIYNRNLVKDSFMGQVVLSGDLSDLQTLHTLRLRDKTNRNNEVPGLLSVSLTTSDVLTNI